The following are encoded together in the Chaetodon trifascialis isolate fChaTrf1 chromosome 3, fChaTrf1.hap1, whole genome shotgun sequence genome:
- the ghrh gene encoding somatoliberin → MERSALLLFCCLVMSLSGSPLYPSIRFGQRDTSILMTSSMKNPAEQLEEDTSPPRELAELRSGRHADAIFTNSYRKVLGQISARKFLQTIMGKRLGEESESYVKRQSDIYEGMYKEDLTSIQSNQRYRGVHGKVLRPRPLS, encoded by the exons atggagagatctgcattgctgctgttttgttgccTGGTCATGTCTTTATCAGGCTCCCCCCTCTACCCATCCATTAG GTTTGGCCAGAGGGACACATCCATCCTGATGACATCTTCTATGAAGAATCCAGccgagcagctggaggaagacaCGAGTCCTCCCAGGGAGCTGGCAGAATTACG CTCAGGACGCCACGCTGATGCCATCTTTACAAACAGTTACAGGAAAGTCCTGGGCCAAATCTCTGCCAGGAAGTTCCTTCAGACGATCATGGGCAAGCGGCTGGG AGAGGAAAGTGAGAGCTACGTGAAACGTCAGTCAGATATCTATGAAGGGATGTACAAAGAAGATCTCACATCCATCCAGAGCAACCAGAGATACAGAGGAGTGCACGGGAAGGTCCTGAGGCCAAG GCCGCTGAGTTGA
- the cdk5rap1 gene encoding mitochondrial tRNA methylthiotransferase CDK5RAP1, translating to MEYLRTFKPLFTIAPHWRPIRCIKPRSCSNLANSSVTSRERRTTRDKFKSQISSGPSFQDFIKGLSAGQTSAADGEPSHRHAYLSEDLDMGNSRKVYFETYGCQMNVNDTEIAWSILQRKGYQRTIDLSEADVVLLVTCSIRDKAEQTIWNRLQQLTALKKRRLKTHTPMKIGILGCMAERLKTELLEREKLVDVLAGPDAYRDLPRLLALADGGQQASNVLLSLEETYADVMPVHHAPQGHSAFVSIMRGCDNMCSYCIVPFTRGRERSRPVSSILEEVHALSEQGVKEVTLLGQNVNSYRDTSEEQFCGSDLTQLSRGFKTIYKTKQGGLRFSDLLDRVSRINPDMRIRFTSPHPKDFPDEVLHLIAERKNICQQIHLPAQSGSSKVLKAMRRGYTREAYLDLVRNIKRIIPEVSLSSDFISGFCGETEDDHQQTLSLIREVGYNVGFLFAYSMRQKTHAFHRLQDDVPTEVKQQRLEECISVFREEAARVNAALIGGTQLVLVEGESKRSAKDMCGRTDGNIKVIFPKEDVAVQPAESHSAPVNTGDYVLVKILSANSQSLRGRALRHSSLRDTVQHRETLPRHQLDGHVASGSTMTETCP from the exons ATGGAATATCTCAGGACTTTCAAACCCTTGTTTACCATTGCCCCACATTGGAGACCCATAAGGTGTATCAAACCCAGATCTTGTTCTAATCTAGCTAACAGCAGTGTAACTTCAAGAGAGAGGCGGACAACTAGAGACAAGTTCAAGTCCCAGATTTCGTCTGGTCCAAGTTTTCAGGATTTCATCAAAGGACTTTCAGCTGGTCAGACGTCTGCTGCAGATGGAGAGCCCTCCCACAGACATGCTTATCTTTCTGAGGACCTGGACATGGGGAATTCACGGAAAG TGTATTTTGAGACTTATGGGTGTCAAATGAACGTGAACGACACAGAGATAGCCTGGTCCATACTCCAGAGGAAGGGATACCAGCGCACCATAGACCTCAGTGAG GCAGATGTCGTCCTCCTGGTAACCTGCTCTATCAG AGACAAAGCTGAACAAACAATTTGGAATAGACTACAACAACTAACAGCTCTGAAGAAGAGGCGATTGAAGACCCACACACCAATGAAAATTGGGATTTTAG GCTGCATGGCAGAGAGGCTGAAGACGGAGCTTTTGGAGCGGGAGAAGCTGGTGGATGTTCTTGCTGGTCCAGACGCCTATAGGGACCTCCCCCGCCTCTTGGCTTTAGCTGACGGTGGTCAGCAGGCAAGCAACGTGCTGCTGTCGTTAGAGGAGACCTATGCTGATGTCATGCCTGTCCACCATGCTCCTCAGGGCCACAGTGCTTTTGT ATCCATCATGCGAGGCTGCGACAACATGTGTAGTTACTGCATTGTTCCATTCACCCGAGGCAGAGAGCGGAGTCGACCTGTCAGCTCCATACTAGAGGAAGTTCATGCGCTGTCTGAGCAG gGTGTGAAGGAGGTGACTTTGCTGggtcaaaatgtgaacagctACAGAGACACGTCTGAAGAACAGTTCTGTGGCTCAGACCTGACCCAGCTCAGCCGGGGCTTCAAGACCATCTACAAGACAAAACAGGGAGGTCTGCGCTTCTCTGACCTGCTGGACCGAGTGTCACGCATCAATCCTGACATGAGGATCAGGTTCACCTCCCCTCATCCCAAGGATTTCCCTGACGAG GTTTTGCATCTGATTGCGGAGCGAAAGAACATTTGTCAGCAAATCCACCTTCCAGCCCAGAGTGGGAGCAGCAAGGTCCTAAAAGCAATGCGCCGTGG CTACACGAGAGAGGCCTACCTTGATCTTGTGAGGAACATCAAGAGAATTATCCCAG aggtGAGTCTCAGCAGTGACTTCATCTCAGGCTTCTGTGGTGAAACAGAAGACGACCACCAGCAGACTCTGTCTCTGATCAGAGAGGTGGGCTACAATGTGGGATTCCTGTTTGCCTACAGTATGAGACAG AAAACCCACGCCTTCCATCGGCTGCAAGACGACGTGCCGACAGaggtgaagcagcagaggctggaggaatgtatcagtgtgttcagagagGAGGCTGCGAGGGTCAACGCTGCTCTCATCGGCGGCACACAGCTCGTTCTGGTGGAGGGA GAAAGTAAAAGATCTGCCAAGGACATGTGTGGGAGAACTGACGGCAATATCAAAGTGATTTTCCCCAAAGAAGATGTTGCTGTTCAGCCTGCAGAGTCCCACAGTGCACCGGTCAATACTGGAGACTATGTCCTGGTGAAG ATATTGTCAGCCAACTCCCAGAGCCTGAGAGGCCGAGCCCTCCGTCACAGCTCCCTCAGAGACACGGTGCAGCACCGTGAGACTCTGCCCAGGCACCAGCTTGATGGACATGTGGCCTCAGGCTCGACCATGACTGAAACATGTCCTTGA
- the LOC139328648 gene encoding bactericidal permeability-increasing protein has protein sequence MFLCWWVALVALIPTTLSTNPGVKVKLTAKGLEYGRQLGMASIQQKLKSIKVPDISGKQRVSPIGKVRYSLSNMQIVNLGLPVSAVDLVPGTGVRLSIRNAFIGLHGNWRVKYLRVIKDSGSFDLNVNGLTIATSIAIKSDETGRPEVSSANCDATVSSVSIKFHGGASWLYNLFRKFIEKALRNSLQKQICPLVVNAISDLNPELKTLNVVAKVDQYAEIEYSMVSSPTVSNSSIDFSLKGEFYNIGKHQEPPFSPAAFSLPPQINNMLYIGLSTFTTDSAAFVYNKAGALSLYITDDMIPQSSPIRLNTRTFGAFIPQIAKRFPGLMMKLMVKTVKSPVITFEPNNMTIQATGTVTAYAIQPNTTLTPLFVLNLEASVSARVFVSEARVAGAISLNKMDLTLGTSYVGEFQVRYLDNILQTVLKLVVIPKLNVQLEKGYPLPALGKMKLVNTQLQVLKDYILIGTDVEFTN, from the exons ATGTTCCTGTGCTGGTGGGTGGCTCTGGTGGCTTTGATTCCTACAACCCTGAGCACCAATCCTGGGGTAAAGGTGAAACTAACAGCAAAGGGCCTTGAATATG GCAGACAACTGGGGATGGCTTCAATCCAGCAGAAACTCAAAAGCATCAAAGTCCCAGATATTTCAGGCAAACAGAGGGTGTCTCCCATTGGCAAGGTCCGGTACAGCCTGTCAAA TATGCAAATAGTGAATTTGGGATTGCCAGTGTCTGCAGTGGATCTGGTGCCTGGGACTGGTGTTAGACTGTCCATTCGCAACGCCTTCATCGGTCTGCATGGAAACTGGAGGGTCAAGTACCTCCGAGTAAT AAAGGACAGTGGCTCTTTTGATTTGAATGTGAACGGACTCACTATCGCTACAAGTATTGCCATCAAGAGTGATGAGACGGGCCGACCTGAGGTCAGTAGTGCCAACTGTGATGCCACTGTCAGCAGTGTGAGCATCAAATTCCACGGTGGAGCAAG CTGGCTGTACAATCTCTTCAGAAAATTCATCGAAAAGGCTTTACGTAATTCACTGCAGAAACAG ATCTGCCCTCTGGTGGTTAATGCCATATCAGACTTGAACCCTGAACTGAAAACTCTGAATG TTGTAGCCAAGGTGGACCAGTATGCAGAGATTGAATATTCCATGGTGTCGTCGCCCACAGTTTCTAATTCTTCTATTGACTTCAGCTTGAAG GGTGAATTCTACAACATTGGGAAGCATCAGGAGCCTCCGTTCTCCCCGGCAGCCTTTTCCCTGCCACCCCAGATCAACAACATGTTGTACATCGGCCTGTCCACCTTCACCACCGACTCTGCAGCCTTCGTCTACAACAAAGCTGGAGCCCTTAGCCTGTACATCACCGATGACATG ATTCCACAAAGCTCTCCCATCCGACTCAACACCAGGACGTTTGGAGCCTTCATCCCGCAG ATTGCCAAGCGTTTCCCAGGTCTGATGATGAAACTGATGGTGAAGACTGTGAAAAGTCCCGTCATCACTTTTGAACCCAACAATATGACAATTCAGGCAACTGGCACGGTGACGGCCTACGCTATCCAACCCAACACCACACTTACCCCTCTCTTTGTCCTAAACTTG GAGGCCAGTGTCAGCGCCCGAGTGTTCGTCAGCGAAGCGAGGGTGGCTGGAGCCATCTCCCTAAACAA AATGGATCTGACCCTGGGGACAAGTTATGTGGGAGAGTTTCAG GTCAGATACCTGGACAACATCCTCCAAACCGTCCTCAAACTGGTCGTGATACCTAAACTGAATG TTCAACTTGAAAAGGGATACCCGCTTCCTGCACTTGGAAAGATGAAGCTTGTGAACACCCAGCTTCAGGTCCTGAAG GACTATATTCTGATTGGGACAGATGTTGAGTTCACGAATTGA